In the genome of Paenibacillus pabuli, the window TCTTTTTTACCTTGAGGTGTCTGTTCAATTTGACGAGTCTGCACGATGGAAGAATGCAGGTACAGATTGTGGGGCATCACGGTTGCACCGATAATGCCGATAGCGATGTAGAGCATGGCTGGATTTTGCAAAATTTCGGCACTGGGTACAAAGCCGTGCATGACACCTCCCATATCCGGTTTGGCGAGAAAGAGGTCAATCCCGAAGCAGAGGGCGATGGTAGCCATCAGCACGATAACGAGCGATTCCAATGCACGAAAGCCTTTATTTTGCAGCAAAAGAATGACTAGCACATCGACAGCGGTAATAATGACGCCATATAACATGGGAATGTTGAATAGCAACTTGAGTGCGATAGCTGAACCAATAACCTCGGCAAGGTCGGTAGCTGCAATCGCCAGCTCACACAATATCCATAACACCATCACGACAGGCATGCTGAATCGTTCGCGGCAGGCTTGCGCCAAATCCCGTCCTGTCACAATCCCGAGCTTGCCAGCAAGAGACTGCAATACAACAGCCATCAGGTTCGAAATCAGAATTACGGACAATAACGTATAACCGAATTGTGAACCACCCGCAATATCCGTTGCCCAGTTCCCGGGATCCATATATCCAACGGCAACGAGATAACCTGGTCCAACAAAAGCAAGGAATTTTTTCCACCAAGCAGAGTTCTTAGGCACCTTCATGGAGCTATGGGCTTCCCCTAGTGATGGGGCCATGCCTGCAGCCAATGGCTCATTTGAAGGAGTATTGAACGGATTTCTTTTACTCATAATATAATCACCCGACTTTGAAGTATTGATATTCTATATGAAGAGGAACAGTGTCATTCCTTTGATTAAATGTGAACATTGAAACCAAATGAAACCAAAACCAAGAACATATTTAACTGCTTTCGATATGTCTAAACGTTTATGTTGATACTTACATTGTACTACTTCAATTATTTTTGTCTAGTGCAACTTTTGTGTAGGAGGACAAAATTTAGTGGAGAGTGAATCGTGCCTTAGTATATTACCCAACCCTGAATAAATTACCTGTGTTCATTCCCAATGCATGAAAAAGATAAAGATGTACAAGCTGAATAAGGGCCAACAGCGTTTCAAAATGAGCCAGAAGTTTAAATTGAATTTAGGCAGCAAAAAACTTAAAGGTGAAGGAGAGATTCTTAATGGAAGCTTTATATACAGCAACAGCGACAGTTAAAGGTGGACGTACAGGTTCGGTGGCTTCTTCGGATGGCGTGCTCAAGCATGATCTGAAAATGCCAAAAGAACTTGGAGGCTCCGGTGGTGAAGGAACCAATCCTGAGCAGCTCTTCGCAGCTGGATACGGTGCATGTTATGAAAGTGCTCTTGCCAATGTGGCACGCAAAGCGGGCGTGAAATTGGAGGATGTGGTGGTCACCAGTAATGTATCTATCGGGAAAGACCCGGCGGATGATGGTTTCCAGCTGTCTGTACGTTTGGATGTTAGCATGCCAGGGGTGGATCACAGTCAAGCAGAAGATCTTGCACGCAAGGCACATGATTTCTGTCCTTACTCCAAAGCAACACGCGGCAATATTGATGTGGTACTTAATGTAGTTTAAGACCTAACTCGTAGGAGTAAAGGGAA includes:
- a CDS encoding Nramp family divalent metal transporter, with product MAPSLGEAHSSMKVPKNSAWWKKFLAFVGPGYLVAVGYMDPGNWATDIAGGSQFGYTLLSVILISNLMAVVLQSLAGKLGIVTGRDLAQACRERFSMPVVMVLWILCELAIAATDLAEVIGSAIALKLLFNIPMLYGVIITAVDVLVILLLQNKGFRALESLVIVLMATIALCFGIDLFLAKPDMGGVMHGFVPSAEILQNPAMLYIAIGIIGATVMPHNLYLHSSIVQTRQIEQTPQGKKEAIRYSTMDSTIALTLALFINAAILIVSAAVFHSAGMTQVAEITDAYHLLTPLLGTTIASILFGVALLASGQNSTLTGTLSGQIVMEGFLNIRIPAWLRRLVTRLIAIIPAVIVTAIAGEHGTEELLILSQVVLSLQLPFAVIPLVMFTSDKKSMGAFANKLWLKIISWIIAGVIVVLNVYLIIQTILLF
- a CDS encoding organic hydroperoxide resistance protein: MEALYTATATVKGGRTGSVASSDGVLKHDLKMPKELGGSGGEGTNPEQLFAAGYGACYESALANVARKAGVKLEDVVVTSNVSIGKDPADDGFQLSVRLDVSMPGVDHSQAEDLARKAHDFCPYSKATRGNIDVVLNVV